One stretch of Riemerella columbina DNA includes these proteins:
- a CDS encoding GTPase domain-containing protein, whose protein sequence is MTARKNLNIVVAGKSGVGKSSLLNYLVGKKVFETGIGMPVTQEYFDIHTYRDPKTKIRYHLYDTKGIEPDTTEEFEKAFEEKIKETQEFDDFFEHLHTLYYCIAASSKRLETFEIDFINKMKKIINVVIILTKSDLVGDKELEEFCHVLNTELKASVDDKNADIKIIKVCNEEKKTRKGSSKPFGREEVLNYSFVGLWETFCNIYPEKDMYAIILNLPKIPIKLERREIADYCISNYRKYYEKKWDFLSSEYHEEKSVDYYQLFDLPHLPDLGVEKLKQNERNSLQAILNGHIELLTSEQYNERIKDNAEQYFAKLITTAQSLIDFYANIMGESFKHQLVIKETKKGINQIIEFLTQEFPSTHVEYLTKVSDSLEKVKEEGDGFFGLSGSDKDKIRDWYKDAVRSSDEAFVKLIKLIEKYENTCITELKQFGTLLLQVNLDEAFHEPKTGLNLSAEEKYAKKVRNALEDNYIIEEVFRAKENNL, encoded by the coding sequence ATGACAGCAAGAAAAAATCTTAATATCGTAGTTGCAGGAAAATCGGGAGTTGGGAAAAGCTCCCTCCTTAACTATCTGGTGGGTAAAAAAGTTTTTGAAACAGGGATAGGAATGCCTGTTACCCAAGAATATTTTGATATTCACACTTATAGAGATCCTAAAACCAAAATACGCTATCACCTCTATGATACCAAAGGTATAGAACCCGATACCACCGAAGAGTTTGAAAAAGCCTTTGAAGAAAAAATAAAAGAAACTCAAGAGTTTGATGATTTTTTTGAGCACTTGCATACGCTGTATTACTGTATTGCAGCGAGTAGCAAACGCTTAGAGACTTTTGAGATAGATTTTATAAATAAGATGAAGAAAATCATCAATGTGGTGATTATTCTAACCAAAAGTGATCTGGTGGGAGATAAAGAATTAGAAGAGTTTTGCCATGTCCTTAATACCGAGTTAAAAGCCTCTGTTGATGACAAAAATGCAGATATAAAAATTATAAAAGTTTGCAATGAAGAGAAAAAAACGCGTAAAGGATCTTCTAAGCCATTTGGACGAGAAGAGGTGTTGAATTATAGCTTTGTAGGTCTTTGGGAAACTTTTTGCAATATCTATCCAGAAAAAGATATGTATGCAATAATATTGAACCTCCCTAAAATTCCGATAAAATTAGAAAGGAGGGAAATAGCAGATTATTGTATTTCAAATTATAGAAAATATTATGAGAAAAAATGGGATTTTTTAAGTAGTGAATATCATGAAGAAAAATCGGTTGACTATTACCAGTTGTTTGATCTTCCTCATTTACCAGATTTAGGAGTAGAAAAATTAAAACAAAACGAAAGAAATAGTCTACAGGCCATATTAAATGGGCATATTGAATTATTAACCTCAGAACAGTATAATGAAAGAATAAAAGATAATGCGGAGCAATATTTTGCAAAGCTTATTACAACAGCACAAAGTTTAATAGACTTTTATGCCAATATTATGGGGGAATCTTTTAAACACCAATTGGTAATTAAAGAGACCAAAAAAGGGATAAATCAAATAATCGAATTTCTAACGCAGGAATTCCCCTCTACACATGTGGAATATCTAACTAAAGTAAGTGATTCTCTTGAGAAAGTTAAAGAGGAAGGAGATGGCTTTTTTGGACTTTCAGGATCTGATAAAGATAAGATAAGAGATTGGTATAAAGATGCGGTTCGATCATCAGATGAAGCTTTCGTAAAATTAATAAAATTAATTGAAAAGTATGAGAATACCTGCATAACAGAACTCAAACAATTTGGAACTCTTTTATTGCAGGTTAATTTAGATGAGGCTTTTCATGAACCTAAAACGGGGCTCAATCTTTCTGCAGAAGAGAAATACGCTAAGAAAGTCAGGAATGCTTTAGAAGACAACTATATAATAGAGGAGGTTTTTAGGGCAAAAGAGAATAACTTATGA
- a CDS encoding uracil-DNA glycosylase, with protein MEIIIGYDMDFPVTFEPYVGSQFHQQAFKILVLGESHYFGTEDWQTFNSGNLAALAGVTQKVVHEFLAYKRGQGAGAAWMRTFTKFSNLLKGEKLSNADLGALWETLAFYNFVQTPMGGPRQAPTAADFTQSEAAFKTVLKQLSPNLIIFWGHRLWNHFPKDAYHNNNGIHTLSYDRDYALFVVPHPSSLTKNAQAAYQELRLYMGRV; from the coding sequence GTGGAAATTATAATTGGATACGATATGGATTTCCCTGTTACTTTTGAGCCTTATGTGGGCTCGCAATTTCATCAACAAGCGTTTAAAATTTTAGTCTTGGGCGAGAGCCATTATTTTGGCACTGAGGATTGGCAGACTTTTAATAGCGGTAACCTCGCTGCCTTGGCTGGCGTTACTCAAAAAGTGGTGCACGAGTTTTTAGCCTACAAACGAGGGCAAGGTGCTGGCGCCGCATGGATGCGCACTTTTACTAAATTTTCTAACTTACTGAAAGGTGAAAAGCTGTCTAACGCAGATCTGGGCGCGCTGTGGGAGACTTTGGCTTTTTATAACTTTGTGCAAACGCCTATGGGAGGTCCTCGCCAAGCTCCTACCGCCGCCGATTTTACCCAAAGCGAAGCGGCTTTTAAAACGGTTTTAAAACAGCTCTCCCCCAACCTCATCATCTTCTGGGGACACCGCCTCTGGAACCATTTTCCTAAAGATGCCTACCATAATAACAACGGGATCCACACCCTGTCTTACGACCGTGATTATGCTCTTTTTGTGGTGCCACACCCGAGTAGCCTCACGAAAAATGCCCAAGCAGCATACCAAGAACTCCGGCTGTATATGGGGCGGGTGTAG
- a CDS encoding RNA methyltransferase, with the protein MLDYPNAYPYPKTKGFWGIGIENVRSTKNIGTIWRSAYIMGANFIFVIGESYKRMRTDTIAAYRQLPLFHYDTLEEFYRAMPMESQLIGVELDERSVPIVDFKHPKRALYLMGSEFYGLSDEAKGYCDHIVQLPGTLSLNVSVAASLVMYDRLMKALPEYQK; encoded by the coding sequence ATGTTAGATTATCCTAATGCTTACCCTTACCCTAAAACAAAAGGTTTCTGGGGAATTGGAATTGAGAATGTACGCTCCACAAAAAACATCGGTACCATATGGCGTTCCGCCTACATTATGGGCGCCAACTTCATCTTCGTTATCGGCGAAAGTTACAAGCGGATGCGTACGGACACCATTGCGGCGTATCGGCAGTTGCCCCTTTTCCATTACGATACTTTGGAGGAATTCTACCGCGCTATGCCGATGGAGAGCCAGCTGATTGGCGTAGAATTAGACGAACGAAGCGTTCCAATTGTAGATTTTAAACATCCTAAGCGCGCGCTTTACCTTATGGGCTCCGAGTTTTACGGCTTATCCGATGAGGCTAAAGGTTACTGCGATCATATTGTTCAGCTCCCAGGGACGCTCTCGCTCAATGTTTCCGTGGCGGCCTCTTTGGTGATGTATGACAGGCTGATGAAAGCCTTGCCAGAGTATCAAAAATAA
- a CDS encoding RNA ligase family protein, producing MKPLNIKNYDAIGHFPNSKLGEGDHHISAGHIRIFTQQKRDHWDTIWVHEKYDGSNVGIIKHQNQILALTRSGLLAKNSRFLQHRLFAHWVAQRERLFAEILAEGERLVGEWMAQAHGIRYKISTEPIVFFDYFSPENERYLQQDFLAKVKPHGLNTPRKLHEGDAIPPEDLIPILNQKTPEIESVEMPEGMVYRVERCGKVDTLAKWVRSDFKNGQYIKNVAEADFVWNVPPATLTER from the coding sequence ATGAAACCCCTAAATATCAAAAATTACGATGCTATTGGGCACTTCCCCAACTCTAAGTTAGGCGAGGGCGACCACCACATTAGCGCAGGGCACATTCGGATTTTTACCCAGCAGAAAAGAGACCACTGGGACACCATTTGGGTTCACGAAAAGTACGACGGCTCTAATGTGGGCATCATCAAACATCAAAACCAAATTTTGGCACTCACACGCTCGGGGTTGTTGGCAAAAAATAGCCGCTTTCTACAGCACAGGCTCTTTGCCCATTGGGTTGCACAGCGCGAGCGTCTCTTCGCCGAAATTTTAGCCGAAGGCGAGCGTTTGGTGGGCGAGTGGATGGCGCAGGCACACGGCATACGCTATAAAATCAGCACGGAGCCTATCGTTTTTTTTGATTATTTTAGCCCTGAAAATGAGCGCTATCTACAGCAAGATTTCCTCGCCAAAGTGAAGCCCCACGGTCTCAACACCCCACGGAAACTCCACGAAGGCGATGCCATTCCGCCAGAAGATTTAATCCCCATTCTGAACCAAAAAACACCAGAAATAGAGAGCGTAGAAATGCCCGAAGGGATGGTGTACAGGGTGGAGCGGTGCGGCAAAGTGGATACTCTCGCCAAGTGGGTACGCTCGGATTTTAAGAATGGACAATACATTAAAAATGTAGCGGAAGCCGATTTCGTTTGGAATGTGCCTCCCGCTACGCTGACTGAACGATGA
- a CDS encoding cyclic-phosphate processing receiver domain-containing protein yields the protein MKKKLFLDDIRTVEMVYPPTEVANFHIVRSYKAFVAYIQNNGLPDFISFDNDLGTDEAGNIAPDGLAAAKWLVYESGCDLSQLQFFVHSANPVAAEQIRGLLNNYIAFLNQK from the coding sequence ATGAAAAAGAAATTATTTTTAGACGATATCCGTACGGTGGAGATGGTGTATCCGCCTACCGAGGTGGCAAATTTCCATATAGTGCGCTCCTACAAGGCGTTTGTGGCATATATCCAAAACAATGGATTGCCAGATTTCATCAGTTTTGATAATGATTTGGGCACCGATGAGGCAGGCAATATAGCGCCAGATGGTTTGGCGGCGGCTAAGTGGCTCGTGTACGAATCAGGCTGTGATTTAAGCCAACTTCAGTTTTTTGTTCACTCTGCCAATCCCGTGGCGGCGGAACAGATTAGAGGTTTGCTGAACAATTATATCGCATTTTTAAATCAAAAATAA